The genomic stretch CACGATCCGGCTGAACCGGCTCGACCCCGCGACCGGGCATGTGCGCACGGTGTTGAGCGAAAGTGGCCCGACCCGCGTCGAGCCGAACCCGGCCGCCCTGCAGCCGCTCGTCAAGGTCCTGGCCGGAGGACGCCAGGTGCTGTGGTACTCCCAGCGCGACGGCTGGGGCCATCTCTATCTGTACGACGCGCACACCGGCCGGCCGCTCCGCCAGGTCACCGCAGGCGAGTGGGCGGTGCAGGAGATCCTGCACGTCGACGAGGCGGCGCGGGTGGTCTACTTCGCCGCCGCTGGCCTGGTCGAGCAGGACCCCTACCGCCGGTCGGTGTGCCGGGCCGGCCTCGACGGCACGGGTTTCGCCCGGATTACCGATGACGACCTGGACCACGTGGTCACGATGGCTCCCGGTAAGGACTTCCTCATCGACGTGGCCTCCACCGTGGACCGCCCTCCGGTCATCAGCGTGCGCGACCTGGACGGGCAGGTGCTGGTCGAGCTGGAGCGGGCCGATATCGAACCGCTCCTTGCGACGGGCTGGACTCCTCCCGAGCGCTTCCGCGCCACGGCGGCCGACGGGGTTACCAACGTCTACGGGGTGCTGTACCGGCCGCACGACTTCGACCCCGGCCGCAGCTACCCGGTCATAGACCACCTCTATCCAGGCCCGCAGAGCACGCGCGTCTCCCCTGCCTTCGACCCCGGCATGCTCGGCCGCGAAGCCGAGGTGCTGGCGGCGCTCGGCTTCGTCGTCGTTGCCGTCGACGGGCGCGGCACGCCCGGCCGCGACAAGGCCTTCCACGACGCCTCCTACGGCAACTACGCCTCCGCCGGCGGCATCGCCGACCACGTCGCCGCCCTGCGGCAACTCGCCGCGACCCGCCCCTGGATGGACCTCGGACGAGTCGGGGCCACCGGCCACTCCGGCGGCGGATTTGCCACCGTCCGCGCCATGCTCGCCTGCCCCGAGGTTTACCGGGTCGGGGTCGCCGAGTCGGGCAACCACGACAACCGCCTCTTCCATCTGCAGTTCGCCGAGGCGTACGACGGTCTGGACCCCGCGGCCTGGGCCCGATCGTCGAACGTGGATCTGGCTGACAGGCTCGAAGGAAAACTGCTGCTCATCCACGGAGGGGTGGACGACGTCGTGCACGTCCACCACTCCATGCGGTTGGCCGAGCGGCTCATCACCGCCGACAAGGACGTCGAGCTCCTCGTCGTTCCCGGCGCCGAGCACTTCTTCGTCGGCTACGAGCATCACGTCTACCGGCGCAAGTGGGACTTCCTCGTCCGCAACCTCATGGGGATCGAACCGCCGGAGCACCGCCTCACCCCGGCCGTTCTCAGCATGGACCTGATCATCAGCCTGTTCAGCTGACCGGCCGGGCGAGCTCGGCGACGCCGTGGCCGGGACCAGACCAGCCCGCCTGGGCAGCTCTCATGATCAAGAAGCGGCGCAAGACCCTCGTAGTCTGCCGCGCCTGCCATGAGGCCATCCACCACGGGCAACCCGCCGCGAACGCGGCATAGATCGCTGGAGAGCCACGTGTTGGGAAACCAGCCCGCGTGGTTCGGAGGGAGGCCGCGCCGGAAAAGGACTGAACACCAGGCACCTCGCCGCTCGGCCCACCCTGTTCAATCGTGTTTTCGAGCGGGACAGGCTTCCAGGTATGACTTGCGAGCGAGTCAATTAATCTTTATATATAGATCGCATGAGTCGAAGATCTTTGCAGGAACCGACGTTCCTGATCCTTACAGCGCTCGCCGCTGGGCCCCAGCACGGCTACGGCATCATCACGGACGTTGTGCAGATCTCGGGTGAACGGGTACGACTGCAAGCCGGCACGCTGTACGCCGCGCTCGACCGCCTCCAGGGCGAGGGGCTGGTCGCGACCGACCGCGAGGAGGTCGTCGACGGCCGCGCGCGGCGTTACTACCGTCTCA from Nonomuraea polychroma encodes the following:
- a CDS encoding S9 family peptidase, which codes for MTTMDVARYQAAERLLRHNRAGLVRGGAVSPQWIEGGARFWYSVDTCGGKRFVVVDPAAGSREPAFDHARLAAALAAASGRQVDAAALPFAAIDLREKAVVFSAFDSFWQCSLDIYLCEAISLDAAGGAGFLEVPSPDGRFVAFRREHDLWVRSPGSGREWPLTTDGREDHGYGVTPFAPAVLPNKLGLPTHLPPALAWSPDSTRVLTHRTDQRQVRRTHMVEALPADGGVPRLLTQRYAYPGDAHMSLGEFVVIDVTTGHAVQALAEPEPIPLQSPIASGWAWWAEDGQAVYYLSQSRDVRTIRLNRLDPATGHVRTVLSESGPTRVEPNPAALQPLVKVLAGGRQVLWYSQRDGWGHLYLYDAHTGRPLRQVTAGEWAVQEILHVDEAARVVYFAAAGLVEQDPYRRSVCRAGLDGTGFARITDDDLDHVVTMAPGKDFLIDVASTVDRPPVISVRDLDGQVLVELERADIEPLLATGWTPPERFRATAADGVTNVYGVLYRPHDFDPGRSYPVIDHLYPGPQSTRVSPAFDPGMLGREAEVLAALGFVVVAVDGRGTPGRDKAFHDASYGNYASAGGIADHVAALRQLAATRPWMDLGRVGATGHSGGGFATVRAMLACPEVYRVGVAESGNHDNRLFHLQFAEAYDGLDPAAWARSSNVDLADRLEGKLLLIHGGVDDVVHVHHSMRLAERLITADKDVELLVVPGAEHFFVGYEHHVYRRKWDFLVRNLMGIEPPEHRLTPAVLSMDLIISLFS
- a CDS encoding PadR family transcriptional regulator, translated to MSRRSLQEPTFLILTALAAGPQHGYGIITDVVQISGERVRLQAGTLYAALDRLQGEGLVATDREEVVDGRARRYYRLTSEGEARLATEAEHLRRNADTATSRLRTRLRPAFSIKPAASREAGLAMVFRSAT